In Epinephelus lanceolatus isolate andai-2023 chromosome 13, ASM4190304v1, whole genome shotgun sequence, the following are encoded in one genomic region:
- the LOC144466586 gene encoding LOW QUALITY PROTEIN: ribonuclease inhibitor-like (The sequence of the model RefSeq protein was modified relative to this genomic sequence to represent the inferred CDS: deleted 1 base in 1 codon) — protein sequence MTYFLLPNCGLSDTHFEVVASALKFDPSHLKELDLNNNSLQDSEVVRNQLCFSGLSSEVQPLQFERAALSYNHNLQDSGVKLLCDFLESSNCKLETLRLSWCSLSEISCVSLASALKSNPSHLRELDLSGNDLQDSDVKLLCDFLESPNCRLETLRLSDCSLSEISCVSLASALTANPSHLTELDLRGNKLQDSDVKLLCDLKKSPHCQLETLRWK from the exons ATGACATACTTTCT ACTTCCGAACTGTGGACTTTCAGACACTCACTTTGAAGTTgtggcctcagctctgaagtTTGATCCCTCCCATCTAAAAGAACTGGACCTGAACAACAACAGTCTGCAGGATTCAGAA GTTGTCAGGaatcagctgtgtttctctggcctcagctctgaagtccaacccctccAATTTGAAAGAGCTGCA CTGAGCTACAATCACAACCTGCAGGActcaggagtgaagctgctgtgtgattttctggaGAGTTCAAACTGTAAACTGGAGACTCTGAG GTTGAGttggtgcagtttgtcagagatcagctgtgtttctctggcatcagctctgaagtccaacccctcccatctgagagaaCTGGACCTGAGTGGAAACGACCTGCAGGATTCAGACgtgaagctgctgtgtgattttctggaGAGTCCAAACTGCAGACTGGAGACTCTGAG ACTGAGCGACTGCAGCCTgtcagagatcagctgtgtttccctggcctctgctctgactgctaacccctcccatctgacaGAGCTGGACCTGAGAGGAAACAAGCTGCAGGATTCAGACgtgaagctgctgtgtgacCTGAAGAAGAGTCCACACTGCCAACTGGAGACTCTGAG GTGGAAGTGA